The following are encoded in a window of Phragmites australis chromosome 22, lpPhrAust1.1, whole genome shotgun sequence genomic DNA:
- the LOC133904587 gene encoding uncharacterized protein LOC133904587 — protein sequence MDCPIDIRTSPRTPMPASEQQMIEEFWRTKQEEIEAIEDFGERAIPMTRLKKVICAEKGKMMMTFDTPSFLTKACEMFVQELTFCAWMCASSHHRGIILDSDIAEAIASMESYDFLNDLLHAYQNDQNSVPRPKPTKKRHKSTDQPSTSCHPHLHQFQVPQFQVPQFQVPQFQTPQFHVPQFSPQFVGYPPYVRIPLLVPPTNFHRMPLPLPFLPQETPPLMATTVRPTPIVGGIIPPINHMARGLGFFGNNINTTTNNNTPSNFAMSNNVAASCVMAPPLQACAGAIPNVPNTYCFMNLTSTSATAAVYGAGGASASNLAAQDGGVPFHFPYNPPVALQFPSLPEMANSSTGPTASTGNTIHASGAADADADADADANHDVTVGVDDGPQQHQENETTADNCLNAADGSLDAVVAAANSPAENNLDIDWDDFHMPDDSLLSQFWEDIMMDEDPVLLPNATSTENLPLTGDIQDLEGFGHEPYLLDNIVSVASTSSRRSEMN from the coding sequence atggaTTGTCCTATTGACATCCGCACATCGCCAAGGACGCCCATGCCAGCGTCTGAGCAGCAGATGATAGAGGAGTTTTGGAGGACGAAACAAGAAGAGATTGAAGCAATTGAGGACTTCGGTGAGCGTGCAATTCCCATGACCCGTCTCAAGAAGGTCATTTGTGCTGAAAAAGGTAAAATGATGATGACATTTGACACGCCTTCCTTCCTGACAAAGGCGTGTGAGATGTTTGTGCAAGAACTTACGTTCTGTGCTTGGATGTGTGCAAGTTCCCACCATCGTGGTATCATACTAGACTCTGACATTGCTGAGGCAATTGCCTCCATGGAGTCCTATGATTTCCTAAATGATCTTCTACATGCTTATCAGAATGATCAAAACTCTGTTCCTAGGCCCAAGCCTACTAAGAAGCGTCATAAGTCCACAGATCAGCCATCCACCTCCTGCCATCCACATCTCCATCAGTTCCAGGTGCCACAATTCCAGGTTCCACAATTCCAAGTGCCACAGTTCCAAACGCCACAGTTCCATGTGCCACAATTTAGTCCTCAATTTGTTGGATATCCTCCCTATGTTCGTATTCCTCTTTTAGTGCCACCAACAAATTTTCATCGCATGCCATTACCCCTTCCATTTCTACCACAAGAAACGCCACCCTTGATGGCAACCACGGTCAGACCCACACCTATTGTGGGTGGAATAATACCGCCTATCAACCACATGGCAAGGGGTTTGGGGTTCTTTGGAAACAACATCAACACCACCACGAACAATAATACCCCAAGCAATTTTGCTATGAGTAATAACGTTGCTGCTTCATGTGTGATGGCTCCTCCTCTGCAAGCATGTGCAGGAGCTATACCTAATGTCCCAAACACTTACTGTTTCATGAACCTGACCAGTACTTCTGCTACTGCTGCTGTCTATGGTGCTGGTGGTGCTAGTGCTAGTAATCTTGCTGCTCAAGATGGAGGTGTGCCATTCCATTTCCCTTATAACCCTCCAGTGGCTTTGCAATTCCCATCCCTTCCAGAAATGGCTAATAGTAGCACCGGCCCTACCGCCTCTACTGGTAACACCATACATGCTAGCGGTGCGGCAGATGCCGATGCCGATGCCGATGCTGATGCCAATCATGATGTTACTGTCGGTGTTGATGATGGTCCGCAGCAACACCAGGAGAACGAAACTACTGCTGACAATTGTCTAAATGCTGCGGATGGAAGCTTGGATGCAGTAGTTGCTGCCGCTAACAGCCCAGCCGAGAATAACTTGGATATCGATTGGGATGATTTTCATATGCCCGATGACTCTTTGCTATCCCAGTTTTGGGAGGACATTATGATGGACGAAGACCCGGTGCTTCTGCCTAATGCTACCTCTACTGAGAACCTTCCACTTACTGGCGACATACAGGATCTCGAGGGATTCGGCCATGAACCGTATCTCCTTGACAACATCGTCTCCGTCGCAAGCACCAGCAGCAGACGCAGTGAGATGAACTGA